One genomic window of Candidatus Binatia bacterium includes the following:
- a CDS encoding helix-turn-helix domain-containing protein: MEKDDAILTSKEVARILDLSPDTVNEFARKSILPAFKKGRQWRFRKRDVAAFKSELRGNTAA; the protein is encoded by the coding sequence ATGGAAAAAGACGATGCGATCTTGACCAGTAAGGAAGTGGCCCGCATCCTCGATTTGAGTCCGGATACGGTTAACGAATTTGCTCGAAAAAGTATCTTGCCCGCATTCAAAAAGGGGCGCCAGTGGCGGTTTCGGAAGCGCGACGTCGCTGCTTTCAAGAGCGAGTTGCGCGGCAATACGGCCGCATGA
- the recJ gene encoding single-stranded-DNA-specific exonuclease RecJ has product MTERWFLRRGEPALETLLQKELGVSPLLSRLLVQRGYTTVEAAGAFLNPRLRDGLRSPFLFRDMDKAVERVRRAIARKETVALYGDYDLDGVSGTAVLYCFFRDLGLDPIVHVPDRLREGYGLNSEAIRALHARGASLLITVDCGAANEEEIRFAQSLKMETIVCDHHQVPPRPLPAFATLNPAAPDCGFPFAGLCGAGIAFYLAWGVRGRLREDGKAAPPSLRELLDLVTLGTIADIMPLEQENRVLVRHGLDALARGHRVGIAALKSIARIEHVNSAAVSFRLAPRLNSSGRLTSALVSFNLLTTEDADRAIELAKCLDATNRERQALESATLQEALALCRNDPRCSERAAIVLASSTWHPGVVGIVAARLVQRFKRPAALIAIDPESEVGRGSVRGIAGVNCYRALADCASHLLGFGGHPMAAGFTIAAEKISDFASNFDEAVQAQLPQSRVLPIYADAEVNLSEFDPGSVTEALCALEPFGPANPEPVFFARNVRLRSSRPFGTGHLSLFIEQNGRAFPARWFQWGHEPPPPSDTAYDVLFTCDLGGGSTAGPLQLRLVGIRPTRH; this is encoded by the coding sequence ATGACGGAGCGGTGGTTTTTGCGTCGTGGGGAGCCAGCTCTTGAGACCCTTTTGCAAAAGGAACTTGGTGTCTCGCCGCTTTTATCGCGCCTACTGGTCCAGCGGGGCTATACCACCGTCGAAGCGGCTGGAGCGTTCTTGAATCCGCGGCTACGCGACGGCTTACGCTCACCGTTCTTGTTCCGCGACATGGACAAGGCGGTCGAGCGCGTGCGGCGGGCCATCGCTCGCAAGGAAACCGTCGCACTGTACGGAGATTACGACCTCGACGGCGTAAGTGGCACCGCCGTTCTCTATTGCTTCTTCCGCGATCTCGGCCTCGATCCCATCGTGCACGTCCCTGATCGACTACGCGAGGGCTACGGTCTTAACTCAGAAGCGATCCGGGCCCTCCACGCTCGCGGTGCGAGTCTCCTGATCACCGTCGATTGTGGCGCGGCAAACGAAGAAGAGATTCGGTTTGCCCAGTCGCTGAAGATGGAGACAATCGTTTGCGACCACCATCAAGTCCCCCCTCGCCCGTTGCCCGCCTTTGCCACCCTTAATCCTGCGGCTCCGGATTGCGGCTTTCCCTTTGCGGGTCTCTGCGGCGCCGGGATCGCTTTTTACCTAGCCTGGGGCGTTCGAGGCCGGCTGCGCGAGGACGGCAAAGCCGCACCGCCAAGCCTTCGGGAGCTACTCGATTTGGTCACATTGGGCACGATTGCCGACATCATGCCGCTGGAGCAAGAGAACCGCGTCCTGGTACGGCACGGATTAGATGCTCTCGCCCGCGGGCATCGCGTTGGTATCGCAGCGCTCAAGTCGATCGCTAGAATCGAGCACGTCAACAGTGCAGCCGTTTCCTTTCGCTTGGCCCCCCGCTTGAACTCCTCCGGCCGACTCACCTCGGCCCTCGTTTCGTTCAACTTGTTGACAACCGAAGACGCGGACCGGGCGATCGAATTAGCCAAGTGCTTAGACGCAACGAACCGCGAGCGGCAAGCCCTTGAGTCTGCAACGCTTCAGGAAGCTTTGGCCCTATGTCGCAACGATCCTCGCTGCAGCGAGCGCGCCGCGATCGTGCTCGCAAGCTCGACTTGGCATCCAGGCGTGGTCGGGATTGTCGCGGCACGGCTGGTGCAACGCTTCAAACGGCCTGCGGCGTTGATCGCGATCGACCCGGAATCGGAAGTCGGCCGCGGTTCGGTCCGGGGTATCGCTGGTGTGAACTGTTACCGCGCCTTAGCGGATTGCGCGTCGCATCTTCTTGGCTTTGGAGGCCATCCCATGGCAGCGGGCTTTACGATCGCCGCGGAAAAGATCTCCGACTTCGCATCGAACTTCGACGAGGCGGTCCAGGCGCAGCTTCCTCAGTCACGCGTGCTCCCGATTTACGCTGATGCCGAAGTGAACCTTTCCGAGTTCGATCCGGGCAGCGTGACCGAAGCTCTTTGTGCTCTGGAACCGTTTGGTCCCGCCAACCCTGAACCCGTGTTTTTCGCGCGTAACGTGCGTCTTCGCTCCTCGCGCCCGTTTGGCACGGGCCACTTAAGCCTGTTCATCGAGCAAAATGGCCGGGCATTTCCCGCTCGATGGTTTCAATGGGGACACGAACCACCGCCACCCTCGGATACAGCCTATGACGTGCTGTTCACCTGCGACCTGGGCGGGGGCTCCACGGCCGGTCCGTTGCAACTCCGACTCGTTGGGATTCGCCCCACGCGTCACTAG
- the secF gene encoding protein translocase subunit SecF: MELIKPGTNFNFVGNFKRALFFSWALILIGIVSLIAHGGPNYGIDFAGGTLVQVRFKEATKTDEVRKAIASLELGDASIQDFSRNGAGGSEFLIRVPVKGEHLSDFSAQITSALESRFGGDAWEIQRIETVGPRVGSELRWRAIFAVIAATIMMGIYIWIRFELRFGIGAAVALLHDVLITVGALSLANYEFDLTIVAALLTVVGFSVNDTVIVSDRIRENLRKNRRDPLDKIINRSINETLSRTILTTGTALLVLLALFFLGGKVINGFAFTLLVGFTIGTYSSIFISSPIVLYLQRPGFAATR, from the coding sequence GTGGAACTCATCAAGCCTGGTACCAACTTCAATTTCGTGGGGAACTTCAAGCGCGCGCTATTTTTCTCGTGGGCGCTAATCCTCATCGGGATCGTCTCCCTCATTGCTCACGGAGGGCCGAACTACGGAATCGACTTCGCCGGAGGAACCCTCGTTCAGGTTCGCTTCAAGGAAGCTACGAAAACGGACGAGGTCAGAAAGGCGATTGCGAGTTTAGAGCTAGGAGACGCCTCGATTCAAGATTTCAGCCGTAACGGAGCAGGTGGGTCGGAGTTCCTGATTCGGGTGCCCGTCAAAGGCGAACATCTGAGCGATTTCAGCGCGCAGATTACCTCCGCACTCGAGTCGCGATTCGGCGGAGACGCGTGGGAAATCCAACGCATCGAAACAGTCGGGCCACGCGTGGGAAGCGAGTTACGGTGGCGCGCGATCTTTGCCGTCATCGCGGCCACCATTATGATGGGCATTTACATCTGGATCCGCTTTGAGCTCCGCTTCGGCATTGGCGCAGCAGTGGCGCTGCTTCACGACGTGCTGATCACTGTCGGGGCGCTGTCCTTGGCAAACTATGAGTTCGATCTCACGATCGTCGCCGCGTTGCTCACTGTTGTTGGATTCTCCGTAAACGATACCGTTATCGTGTCTGACCGAATTCGCGAGAACCTACGCAAAAACCGGCGAGACCCGCTGGATAAGATCATCAACCGCAGCATCAACGAGACACTCAGTCGCACGATCTTGACGACCGGAACAGCTCTCCTCGTGCTCCTCGCCCTGTTCTTCCTCGGCGGTAAGGTGATTAACGGCTTTGCGTTTACGCTCCTCGTCGGATTCACAATCGGGACGTATTCTTCCATTTTTATTTCGAGTCCGATCGTTCTCTATCTGCAAAGGCCGGGGTTTGCCGCCACGCGATAG
- the secD gene encoding protein translocase subunit SecD, which translates to MKASLWYRIVGVILLLAAATVYLLPSFTENLPDWWKRFLPTNKIRLGLDLQGGTHLVLTVDVDKAVENTLERTADELRRQTQEKQLATDEIQRKDKTIVVRLPSGADRSAFESLLRENFPDLTIADSRTEDGIAIFSLRLTVSEERRLREFTVEQALETIRNRIDQFGVAEPIIQRQGSQEIVVQLPGIQDPQRAKALIGRTAVLEFKLLAEVPDAEAYLSGQKPLPPGLEILPGYGGERIGRRVEKTKYLVESKVLLTGDAIADAQVRPGSQLEGPYVALELTPRGAKQFEEVTAANVKRRLAIILDNTVYSAPVIQERIPGGRASITGNFDIKEARDLAIVLRAGALPAPVHIAEERTVGPTLGRDSIRQGVVSFIVGGSLVVAFMIIYYRFAGLLADLALVLNVVLLLAALSALQATLTLPGIAGIVLTLGMAVDANVLINERIREELRLGRTARAAIEAGYERALPAILDSNITTFLSGLILFQFGAGPIKGFAVTLCLGIVTSVFTAVVGTRIVYDWLLTYRRLERVSI; encoded by the coding sequence GTGAAAGCGAGTCTCTGGTATCGCATCGTTGGTGTCATCCTTTTGCTCGCAGCCGCCACCGTTTACCTGCTCCCCTCGTTTACCGAGAATCTACCCGATTGGTGGAAACGATTTCTGCCGACGAACAAGATTCGGCTGGGCCTCGATCTGCAAGGCGGCACTCACCTAGTTCTAACCGTGGACGTCGACAAAGCCGTTGAAAATACCTTAGAGCGAACAGCCGATGAGCTACGGCGCCAAACGCAAGAAAAACAACTTGCCACTGACGAGATCCAAAGAAAAGATAAAACGATCGTGGTGAGGCTCCCATCCGGAGCGGACCGCAGTGCCTTCGAATCTTTATTGCGCGAGAACTTCCCAGACCTCACCATTGCCGACTCGCGAACCGAAGACGGGATAGCGATCTTCTCTCTCCGCCTAACCGTAAGCGAAGAACGCCGCCTGCGGGAGTTCACGGTGGAACAGGCGCTGGAGACAATTCGCAACCGAATCGATCAATTCGGAGTTGCCGAGCCGATTATCCAGCGCCAGGGCTCGCAAGAGATCGTAGTCCAGCTCCCTGGAATCCAAGACCCGCAACGGGCGAAGGCACTCATTGGACGCACTGCGGTGCTCGAATTCAAGCTACTCGCAGAGGTACCCGACGCGGAAGCATACCTCAGTGGCCAAAAGCCTCTCCCGCCCGGTTTAGAGATTTTGCCCGGGTATGGAGGCGAACGGATCGGCCGCAGGGTGGAAAAAACCAAATACCTGGTCGAGTCCAAGGTGCTGCTGACCGGCGATGCGATCGCTGATGCACAGGTGCGTCCCGGCTCGCAACTCGAAGGTCCTTACGTTGCTTTGGAGCTAACGCCGCGCGGAGCGAAGCAGTTCGAGGAAGTCACAGCAGCCAACGTCAAGCGCCGGCTTGCCATCATTCTAGATAACACCGTTTATTCTGCTCCGGTCATCCAAGAACGGATTCCCGGCGGGCGAGCATCCATTACGGGAAATTTCGACATCAAAGAGGCACGCGATTTAGCGATCGTGCTGCGCGCGGGCGCGCTCCCAGCACCCGTGCACATTGCCGAAGAGCGAACTGTGGGGCCGACATTAGGCCGAGATTCGATTCGGCAAGGGGTCGTGTCTTTCATCGTTGGCGGCTCCCTGGTTGTCGCCTTCATGATCATCTACTACCGCTTCGCGGGCTTGCTGGCAGATCTCGCACTCGTGCTGAACGTGGTGCTTCTCCTGGCCGCCCTCTCCGCCTTACAAGCGACCCTCACCTTGCCCGGCATTGCAGGCATCGTGCTGACCTTGGGTATGGCGGTCGACGCCAACGTGCTCATTAACGAGCGAATCCGCGAAGAACTTCGCCTAGGAAGAACAGCCCGGGCCGCGATCGAAGCGGGTTACGAGCGTGCCCTACCGGCCATCCTCGATTCGAATATCACCACTTTTCTGTCTGGCTTGATTTTGTTCCAGTTCGGGGCGGGGCCCATCAAGGGGTTTGCGGTCACGCTGTGCCTCGGCATCGTTACCTCGGTTTTTACCGCGGTTGTCGGTACGCGCATCGTCTACGACTGGTTGCTAACCTACCGGCGCCTCGAACGGGTGAGTATTTGA
- the yajC gene encoding preprotein translocase subunit YajC, with translation MNGIAWAQSGAPAGPSLLASLFPLLLIFIVFYFLLIRPQQQKQREHQKMLASLKVNDEVVTNGGLIGRIVQVSDRVLTLEVAPNVRVRVERSYVAGLVRANTPEKAKDKGKEKDGQK, from the coding sequence GTGAATGGGATCGCCTGGGCTCAAAGTGGGGCTCCTGCGGGGCCCTCGCTGCTTGCCAGCCTATTTCCGCTGCTGCTGATCTTCATCGTTTTCTACTTCTTGCTCATTCGGCCCCAACAACAAAAGCAACGCGAGCATCAGAAGATGCTGGCCTCCCTTAAGGTCAACGACGAAGTGGTCACGAACGGCGGGCTCATTGGCCGTATTGTACAAGTCAGCGACCGGGTCCTAACCCTGGAAGTCGCACCTAACGTACGGGTACGCGTGGAGCGCTCTTACGTCGCTGGACTTGTGCGCGCCAACACTCCAGAAAAGGCCAAAGATAAAGGGAAAGAAAAGGACGGTCAGAAGTGA